In Liolophura sinensis isolate JHLJ2023 chromosome 2, CUHK_Ljap_v2, whole genome shotgun sequence, a genomic segment contains:
- the LOC135462955 gene encoding zinc finger protein 862-like, with the protein MSKGKITDVFRSKEIANPSSSSSHVDVSSESDGDEEIVEDPRDRSPIKRATGTASPSPQTSTSRPTASASGPSWSVSGERRETTAAPQQSGRVRKFPNSWLDQFPWLEYDEVENVMVCKDCREFGVEGSWSTGNNNFRLKTVKEHVASDAHKTAAAGSQPGQVSLNTQWQKEREERRKAIVTALKTAYWLATEEMPNRKYGSLINFLQELNLKEAKFLNRGKNAKYTSPDVYNQLTECLSKVIWRQLKSGIRQSPTIGIGINESTDRAQEKHVAVIVRHITKEGRVTTDFLSLERIEDGTAVASFEALNNVAKKLDVPWKKVMGLGADGASVMSGERNGLRSLVEKENPHCTYVHCVCHRLNLAVSQACKTFPEMETVNKILSAVYSYINQSPKKHQEFKEIAILLEADSVKFKRVFEIRWLSMGESVLALIKNYEPLTVFLSQEADRGDPVAVGLLQQLTSFLYLGLLFLTADILAAIHHLRKLFQFRDVSFSAIQGSLKDCRDTLQAMQTQDGPHLGAMMAQLQAGDPEVFRGQRIRMLPTGRGQHQPLTERFQEVRRDFIQEILDNLESRFPQVTLLNAMQVFDPMAYPQNPEDLFQWGNGHLNTLLEFYGEPKENADGVRFDRIVDPDVARGEFLPFKRVLHRNRSDEGAATPRFLRPIELFEKIFDARDRIGNRQIFPGEKN; encoded by the exons ATGTCGAAAGGGAAAATTACGGACGTTTTTCGGTCAAAAGAAATAGCAAATCCCAGTAGCAGCAGTAGCCATGTCGATGTCAGCAGCGAGAGTGACGGCGATGAAGAAATTGTAGAGGACCCACGAGACAGGAGTCCCATTAAGCGCGCGACAGGCACAGCGAGTCCtagcccacagaccagtactagtaggcctactgccAGCGCTAGTGGGCCGAGCTGGAGTGTCAGTGGTGAACGCCGCGAGACGACCGCTGCCCCACAACAAAGTGGTCGTGTTCGGAAATTTCCAAATTCCTGGCTCGACCAATTCCCATGGCTGGAATATGATGAAGTTGAGAATGTTATGGTGTGCAAAGACTGTAGAGAATTCGGAGTAGAAGGTTCGTGGTCAACCGGAAATAACAATTTCAG atTAAAGACCGTAAAGGAGCATGTTGCTTCAGATGCTCACAAAACCGCAGCTGCTGGAAGTCAGCCTGGACAGGTTTCTCTTAATACCCAGTGGCAGAAGGAAAGGGAGGAAAGGAGAAAAGCAATAGTGACAGCGCTTAAAACAGCTTACTGGCTTGCTACAGAAGAAATGCCCAACAGGAAGTATGGCAGCCTGATCAACTTTTTGCAGGAGTTAAACTTGAAGGAGGCTAAATTCTTGAACAGGGGAAAAAATGCGAAGTACACAAGCCCAGATGTGTACAATCAGTTGACTGAATGTTTGAGCAAGGTCATTTGGAGGCAGCTCAAGTCCGGGATCCGTCAGTCCCCAACTATTGGTATTGGGATTAATGAAAGTACAGACAGGGCACAGGAAAAACATGTCGCAGTCATTGTCAGGCATATTACTAAGGAGGGCCGTGtcacaacagactttttgtcaCTTGAAAGAATTGAGGACGGTACGGCTGTTGCCAGTTTTGAGGCACTGAATAATGTGGCGAAGAAACTGGATGTTCCGTGGAAAAAGGTTATGGGCCTTGGCGCTGATGGGGCGTCTGTCATGTCTGGGGAAAGGAATGGTCTGCGAAGTCTGGTGGAAAAAGAAAACCCCCACTGTACGTATGTGCATTGTGTCTGTCACAGGCTCAACTTGGCAGTATCACAGGCCTGTAAAACTTTTCCAGAAATGGAAACAGTCAACAAAATACTGTCAGCTGTGTACAGCTATATAAACCAATCCCCAAAGAAACACCAGGAGTTTAAAGAAATCGCAATACTCCTAGAGGCAGACAGTGTAAAATTTAAGAGGGTGTTTGAGATAAGATGGCTGTCCATGGGGGAATCGGTTCTGGCTCTTATCAAAAATTATGAACCATTGACAGTCTTTCTCAGCCAGGAGGCAGACAGGGGTGACCCAGTGGCAGTGGGTTTACTGCAGCAGCTGACTTCCTTCCTCTACCTCGGCCTTCTGTTCCTGACTGCTGACATTTTAGCAGCCATCCACCACCTCaggaaactgttccagttccgTGACGTCAGCTTCAGTGCTATCCAGGGCTCA CTGAAGGACTGTAGAGACACCCTTCAGGCAATGCAAACACAGGATGGTCCACATCTAGGAGCAATGATGGCACAACTTCAGGCAGGTGATCCAGAAGTCTTCAGGGGCCAGCGCATCAGAATGCTACCTACAGGACGAGGGCAGCATCAACCTCTGACAGAGCGTTTCCAAGAAGTGCGACGGGATTTCATCCAAGAAATACTGGATAATCTTGAGAGTCGTTTTCCACAAGTCACCCTCTTGAATGCCATGCAG GTATTTGATCCCATGGCCTATCCTCAAAATCCAGAAGACCTATTTCAGTGGGGCAACGGCCATCTCAACACACTGTTGGAGTTCTATGGAGAACCTAAGGAAAATGCTGATGGTGTTCGTTTTGACAGGATCGTTGATCCAGATGTTGCAAGAGGAGAGTTCTTGCCCTTCAAGCGAGTGCTTCATAGAAATAGGAGTGACGAGGGTGCAGCGACACCTAGATTTCTGAGACCCATTGAACTCTTTGAAAAGATCTTTGATGCCAGGGACAGAATAGGCAACAGGCAGATATTTCCAGGCGAGAAAAACTGA